Proteins from one Aureimonas sp. SA4125 genomic window:
- a CDS encoding extracellular solute-binding protein, whose amino-acid sequence MAFRMLAPTLATTLLALLASGTASLPASAAPMHGIAMQGEPALAAGFDHFPFVDPKAPKGGTMHYGVFGTFDNLSPIIVRGATTTARGIWADQEYGNLVFEPLMQRSPDEPFTLYGLLAESVETDDARTFVEFTLDPRAKFSDGRPVTVEDVLFTTDMMKQIGVVRPQYTAWLQKVARIEKVGDRSVRFTFNEKADRELPMLLAGLPVLPEHGFDRATFERTTLAPLIGSGPYLIDTVEPGRRISYRRDPDYWAKDLPVKRGIDNYDEIVIEYFRDASTQFSAFQKGLFYVYPEASPRQWRSAYDFPAVADGRVIKETFQTGKPAGTYGFFFNTRRPVFRDRSVRAALGLLFDFEWANKNLYFGSYKRVTSFFENSELSSVGRAASEAEKALLAPFPDAVTPAVMAGTWRPAVSDGSGSDRKLLRQAVEQLKTVGYSFVGGKMVAPDGRPLAFEILAQNADQARIAQGFAATLGRIGVGVSIRQVDDAQYQLRKQEFDYDMLMSSFTSSLSPGAEQRGRWGSGARDAGGSFNFAGTADPAIDALIDAMTQARTREDFVAAVRAYDRVLISGQYVVPLFYIAEQWLARWNFIQHPDATPLTGYYLPSFWRDPKSE is encoded by the coding sequence ATGGCCTTCCGCATGCTTGCGCCGACCCTTGCCACCACCCTTTTGGCCCTCCTGGCCTCGGGGACGGCGTCGCTGCCTGCGTCGGCCGCGCCGATGCACGGCATCGCCATGCAGGGAGAACCCGCGCTGGCGGCAGGATTCGACCACTTTCCCTTCGTCGACCCGAAGGCGCCGAAGGGCGGGACCATGCATTACGGCGTGTTCGGGACTTTCGACAATCTCAGCCCGATCATCGTTCGCGGCGCGACCACCACGGCGCGGGGCATCTGGGCGGACCAGGAATACGGCAATCTGGTCTTCGAGCCGCTGATGCAGCGCAGCCCGGACGAACCCTTCACGCTCTATGGTTTGCTGGCCGAAAGCGTCGAGACCGACGACGCGCGGACCTTCGTCGAGTTCACCCTCGACCCCCGCGCGAAATTTTCCGACGGCAGGCCGGTGACGGTGGAGGACGTCCTCTTCACCACCGACATGATGAAGCAGATCGGCGTCGTCAGGCCGCAATACACAGCGTGGCTGCAGAAGGTCGCAAGGATCGAGAAGGTCGGCGATCGAAGCGTGCGCTTCACCTTCAACGAGAAGGCGGACCGCGAGCTGCCGATGCTCCTTGCCGGCCTGCCGGTGCTTCCCGAGCACGGCTTCGATCGCGCCACCTTCGAGCGGACGACACTCGCGCCGCTGATCGGCTCCGGCCCCTATCTCATCGATACGGTCGAGCCCGGCCGGCGCATCAGCTACAGGCGCGATCCCGACTATTGGGCCAAGGACCTGCCGGTGAAGCGGGGCATCGACAACTATGACGAGATCGTCATCGAATATTTCCGCGACGCGAGCACCCAGTTCTCGGCTTTCCAGAAGGGCCTGTTTTACGTCTACCCGGAAGCAAGCCCCCGGCAGTGGCGGTCGGCCTATGATTTTCCGGCGGTCGCGGACGGTCGGGTGATCAAGGAGACGTTTCAGACCGGCAAGCCAGCCGGCACCTACGGTTTCTTCTTCAACACGCGCCGGCCGGTATTCCGGGACCGGAGTGTGCGTGCGGCACTCGGCCTCCTCTTCGATTTCGAGTGGGCGAACAAGAACCTCTATTTCGGCTCCTACAAGCGCGTGACGAGCTTCTTCGAAAACTCCGAGCTGTCGAGCGTCGGCCGGGCGGCGAGCGAAGCGGAAAAGGCGCTGCTCGCGCCCTTTCCCGACGCCGTGACGCCGGCGGTCATGGCCGGCACATGGCGCCCGGCGGTCAGCGACGGTTCGGGCAGCGACCGAAAACTTCTGCGACAGGCGGTCGAGCAGTTGAAGACGGTGGGGTACAGCTTTGTCGGCGGCAAAATGGTCGCACCGGATGGCCGGCCGCTCGCCTTCGAGATCCTGGCTCAGAACGCCGACCAGGCGCGCATCGCCCAGGGTTTTGCCGCAACGCTCGGGCGGATCGGCGTCGGGGTCTCCATCCGCCAGGTCGACGATGCGCAGTACCAGCTGCGCAAGCAGGAATTCGACTACGACATGCTGATGTCGTCGTTCACGTCCTCGCTGTCCCCCGGCGCCGAGCAGCGCGGCCGCTGGGGCTCCGGCGCCCGCGATGCCGGCGGCTCCTTCAACTTCGCCGGCACGGCCGACCCTGCCATCGACGCCTTGATCGACGCCATGACACAGGCCCGTACGCGCGAGGACTTCGTCGCCGCCGTGCGCGCCTACGACCGGGTGCTGATCTCCGGCCAGTACGTCGTGCCGCTATTCTACATCGCCGAACAATGGCTCGCCCGCTGGAATTTCATCCAGCACCCCGACGCGACGCCGCTGACGGGGTATTATCTGCCGAGCTTCTGGCGCGATCCGAAGAGCGAATAA
- a CDS encoding invasion associated locus B family protein, with protein sequence MKNRLHTVPAHALAAGAIGLAMLGAGMTSASAQAAAPAPAAAAAAPTGSEPQWFKVCTKQGENDICNTQFTLIADTRQLVTAVNLIDVKGKVNQRVLQVVVPTGRVIPAGVQMQVDQSAPQGMNYSVCFPDRCIAESQLTDAVIAGLKKGNGLTVTSVNFQRQANPIKITLAGFSKAYDGPPVAQPELAQRQQELNDALKQQAEARRKKFEEAQAAAKAAPAQ encoded by the coding sequence GTGAAGAACCGTTTGCACACTGTCCCCGCCCATGCGCTTGCCGCCGGTGCCATCGGTCTGGCGATGCTGGGCGCTGGAATGACCTCCGCTTCGGCCCAGGCTGCGGCGCCCGCGCCGGCCGCTGCGGCCGCCGCTCCAACGGGCTCGGAGCCGCAGTGGTTCAAGGTCTGCACCAAGCAGGGCGAGAACGACATCTGCAACACTCAGTTCACGCTGATCGCCGACACGCGCCAGCTCGTCACGGCGGTCAACCTGATCGACGTCAAGGGCAAGGTAAACCAGCGCGTCCTGCAGGTCGTCGTTCCGACCGGCCGCGTCATCCCGGCCGGCGTGCAGATGCAGGTCGACCAGAGCGCGCCCCAGGGCATGAACTATTCGGTCTGCTTCCCAGACCGCTGCATCGCGGAATCGCAGCTTACCGATGCCGTGATCGCCGGTCTGAAAAAGGGCAACGGCCTGACCGTCACCTCGGTGAACTTCCAGCGCCAGGCCAATCCGATCAAGATCACGCTGGCGGGTTTCAGCAAGGCCTATGACGGCCCGCCTGTTGCCCAGCCGGAGCTGGCGCAGCGCCAGCAGGAGCTGAACGATGCGCTGAAGCAGCAGGCAGAGGCGCGCCGCAAGAAGTTCGAAGAGGCGCAGGCAGCCGCGAAGGCCGCTCCGGCACAGTAA
- the hspQ gene encoding heat shock protein HspQ — MQTARFFIGQVVRHRVFPFRGVIFDVDPEFDNTEEWYQSIPQDVRPRKDQPFYHLFAENAETEYVAYVSEQNLLPDDTDAPVRHPQVNEMFDGPIDGAYRIKLAHRH, encoded by the coding sequence ATGCAGACAGCACGTTTTTTCATCGGCCAGGTCGTTCGGCACAGGGTTTTCCCGTTCCGCGGGGTGATCTTCGACGTCGATCCGGAATTCGACAATACCGAAGAGTGGTACCAGTCCATCCCGCAGGACGTGCGTCCGCGCAAGGACCAGCCTTTCTATCATCTGTTTGCCGAGAACGCGGAGACAGAATACGTCGCCTACGTCTCCGAGCAGAACCTCCTGCCCGACGACACCGATGCGCCCGTCCGTCATCCGCAGGTCAACGAGATGTTCGACGGTCCGATCGACGGCGCCTATCGCATCAAGCTCGCCCACCGCCACTGA
- a CDS encoding AEC family transporter — protein sequence MIAILGLIFPFFALIGLGYGTGRVAPRPIEGLAWLHVFVVYLALPAMFYQLLSKTPVDRLANPAFIGATTLATLVIFLLVGAIALLRTSGDVPSSTIQGLGAAYGNIGYMGPGLAIAAFGPEATVPVALIFCFDNTLHFILAPLCMGLGGRSGRPAAAIAGEVARKIFTHPFILATIVGVAAAVMEVDLPEPAERLLSLLANAAAPCALFAMGVTLALRPLKRVPPELGYIVPAKLVLHPLVVYLFLGLSGPFDPLWVHVAMLLACLPTATNVFVIAQQYGVWVERASAAVLVTTMASVVTVTLSLYLMSAGVFPTNPFAH from the coding sequence GTGATCGCCATCCTCGGACTGATCTTCCCGTTCTTTGCGCTGATCGGGCTGGGCTATGGCACGGGACGGGTGGCGCCGCGGCCGATCGAAGGACTCGCCTGGCTGCACGTCTTCGTCGTCTATCTCGCTTTGCCCGCCATGTTCTACCAGCTCCTGTCGAAGACGCCCGTCGACCGCCTGGCCAATCCGGCCTTCATCGGCGCGACGACGCTCGCAACCCTGGTCATCTTCCTGCTGGTCGGGGCCATCGCCCTTCTGCGCACGTCGGGCGACGTGCCGTCGTCGACGATCCAGGGACTCGGGGCGGCCTACGGCAATATCGGCTATATGGGGCCCGGGCTCGCCATCGCTGCCTTCGGGCCGGAAGCGACGGTGCCGGTGGCGCTGATCTTCTGCTTCGACAACACGCTGCATTTCATCCTGGCGCCGCTGTGCATGGGGCTGGGCGGTCGTTCCGGCCGCCCGGCCGCGGCGATTGCCGGAGAGGTGGCGCGCAAGATCTTTACTCACCCCTTCATCCTCGCCACGATCGTCGGGGTCGCCGCAGCGGTGATGGAGGTGGATCTGCCGGAGCCCGCCGAGCGTCTGCTGTCGCTTCTGGCCAATGCCGCGGCTCCTTGCGCCCTGTTCGCCATGGGCGTGACCCTGGCGCTGAGGCCGCTGAAGCGGGTGCCACCGGAGCTCGGCTACATCGTGCCGGCCAAGCTCGTCCTTCACCCGCTTGTCGTCTATCTCTTCCTCGGCCTCTCCGGGCCCTTCGACCCGCTCTGGGTGCATGTGGCGATGCTGCTCGCCTGTCTGCCGACGGCGACGAACGTCTTCGTCATCGCGCAGCAGTACGGCGTCTGGGTGGAGCGCGCGTCGGCAGCCGTCCTTGTCACCACGATGGCCTCGGTGGTGACCGTGACGCTTTCGCTCTACCTGATGTCAGCCGGCGTGTTCCCCACCAATCCCTTCGCGCACTGA
- a CDS encoding UbiH/UbiF family hydroxylase, with product MGHLKAEIGVVGGGLAGYATAIAFALEGFDTVLLAPAPSREDGRSTALLGPSVAFLESLGVFEGLRAKAEALTVMRIIDDTGRLMRAPSISFDSREIDLAAFGFNALNADLMQALATRAATLGERLRVIDASVDDVAVEPDGALLRLGDGSSLSVALVVGADGRHSVVRERAKIACRAWSYPQSAIVLNFAHERPHGGISTEFHRTTGPFTQVPLPGRRSSLVWVETPETADLVVDLKPERLERMIEERLHSILGAVTLDGPVQAFPLKGASAARLTAPRVALVGEAAHVFPPIGAQGLNLGLRDAAAIVEAAVAGRDDPGCTMVLSRYEAARRGDVMSRSLGVDLLNRSLLASLLPTQAARAVGLSALAAIPWLRRFAMREGVAPGAGLKGIGRSVREGIGGEHAG from the coding sequence GTGGGACATCTGAAGGCAGAGATCGGCGTCGTCGGTGGTGGACTGGCCGGCTATGCCACGGCGATTGCCTTTGCGCTCGAGGGTTTCGATACGGTGCTCCTCGCGCCGGCGCCCTCGCGCGAGGATGGCCGCTCCACCGCGCTGCTCGGCCCGTCCGTCGCCTTCCTCGAATCGCTGGGGGTCTTTGAAGGCCTGCGCGCCAAGGCCGAAGCGCTGACGGTGATGCGGATCATCGACGACACGGGCCGGCTCATGCGCGCTCCCTCGATCTCCTTCGACTCCCGCGAGATCGATCTCGCCGCTTTCGGGTTCAACGCCCTCAATGCCGACCTCATGCAGGCTCTGGCGACCCGCGCCGCGACGCTGGGCGAGCGCCTGCGGGTGATCGATGCTTCCGTCGATGACGTCGCCGTCGAACCGGATGGAGCGCTGCTGCGCCTCGGTGACGGCTCCAGCCTTTCCGTCGCGCTCGTCGTCGGGGCGGATGGGCGTCATTCCGTCGTTCGGGAACGCGCCAAGATCGCCTGCCGCGCCTGGTCCTATCCGCAGAGTGCGATCGTCCTCAACTTCGCCCATGAGCGTCCCCACGGCGGCATATCGACCGAATTTCACCGGACAACGGGACCGTTCACCCAGGTTCCCCTGCCCGGCCGTCGCTCTTCGCTCGTCTGGGTCGAGACGCCGGAAACGGCAGACCTCGTCGTCGACCTGAAGCCCGAGCGGCTGGAGCGGATGATCGAGGAGCGCCTGCACTCGATCCTCGGCGCCGTGACCCTGGACGGACCGGTTCAGGCCTTTCCCCTGAAGGGGGCGAGCGCCGCGCGGCTGACGGCGCCGCGCGTTGCGCTGGTCGGGGAGGCCGCGCACGTGTTTCCCCCCATCGGTGCGCAGGGTCTCAATCTCGGTCTGAGGGATGCCGCCGCGATCGTCGAGGCGGCCGTGGCCGGGCGCGACGATCCCGGCTGCACCATGGTGCTGTCGCGCTACGAGGCGGCGCGGCGGGGCGACGTGATGTCGCGCAGTCTCGGCGTCGACCTCCTCAACCGCTCGCTTCTCGCCAGCCTTCTGCCGACGCAGGCAGCGCGCGCCGTCGGCCTTTCCGCCCTCGCGGCAATTCCGTGGCTGCGGCGGTTCGCCATGCGCGAGGGTGTTGCGCCGGGAGCCGGTCTCAAGGGGATCGGGCGCTCAGTGCGCGAAGGGATTGGTGGGGAACACGCCGGCTGA
- the pcsA gene encoding phosphatidylcholine synthase, whose protein sequence is MAEPVSKWEQWRAFAVHLLTASGAFWAFLSIIAAADHRWVAMFGWLGFALFVDAIDGPMARKVDILRVLPNWSGDVLDQIIDYATYVIIPAFALYESGMIGGALSFIAAAMIVISSAIYYADTRMKTNDYFFRGFPVAWNMVIFTFFAIQPNEITAFAFVAFCSVATFLPIKFLHPVRVKRLRPFNLAVVALWSACGLGALYYNFDLPDWLKVGILATSLYLFSIGAILQVLDGLRRRKGDTVGDVE, encoded by the coding sequence ATGGCCGAGCCGGTATCGAAATGGGAACAATGGCGCGCCTTCGCCGTGCATCTGCTGACGGCCAGCGGTGCCTTCTGGGCATTTCTGTCGATCATCGCCGCGGCGGACCACCGCTGGGTCGCGATGTTCGGATGGCTGGGCTTTGCTCTCTTCGTCGACGCGATCGACGGTCCGATGGCGCGCAAGGTCGATATCCTCAGGGTCCTGCCGAACTGGTCCGGCGATGTCCTCGACCAGATCATCGACTACGCGACCTATGTCATCATTCCCGCCTTCGCCCTCTATGAATCCGGAATGATCGGCGGCGCGCTGTCATTCATCGCGGCGGCCATGATCGTCATCTCCAGCGCCATCTACTATGCCGACACGCGGATGAAGACGAACGACTATTTCTTCCGCGGCTTTCCGGTGGCGTGGAACATGGTGATCTTCACCTTCTTCGCCATCCAGCCGAACGAGATCACCGCCTTTGCCTTCGTCGCCTTCTGCTCGGTCGCCACGTTCCTGCCGATCAAGTTTCTTCACCCCGTCAGGGTGAAGCGCCTGCGCCCCTTCAATCTCGCGGTCGTCGCCCTCTGGTCGGCCTGCGGGCTCGGTGCGCTCTACTACAATTTCGATCTGCCGGACTGGCTGAAAGTGGGGATCCTGGCGACCAGCCTCTATCTCTTCTCGATCGGTGCCATCCTCCAGGTTCTGGACGGGCTGCGCCGGCGCAAGGGTGATACCGTGGGAGACGTCGAATGA
- a CDS encoding quinone oxidoreductase, translated as MTKAMVVHAFGGPEVLSWEEHDCGQPGRGEILVEQAAVGVNFIDVYFRTGLYKPPTMPFVVGKEGAGTIAAIGEDVTTLSVGDRVAYNGANGTYAERVVIAADQVVKLPDAISSDIAAAVMLKGMTAEYLLRRTFPVGPGTVMLFHAAAGGVGLIAGQWAKHLGATVIGTAGSADKCALALQHGYDHVIDYRQEDFVARVLEITDGKKCDVVYDSVGRDTFPHSLDCLKRRGLWVTFGQSSGKLPDIDLGILNQKGSLFATRPSLFGYVANAREREESAEALFGVIASGAVKIRIDQTYRLEDAVEAHRDLEARKTTGATILKV; from the coding sequence ATGACGAAAGCGATGGTGGTGCACGCCTTCGGCGGCCCCGAGGTGCTGTCGTGGGAAGAGCACGATTGCGGCCAGCCCGGACGCGGCGAAATCCTCGTCGAGCAGGCGGCGGTCGGCGTGAACTTCATCGACGTCTATTTCCGCACCGGGCTCTACAAGCCGCCGACCATGCCCTTCGTGGTCGGCAAGGAGGGCGCCGGCACCATCGCCGCCATCGGAGAGGATGTCACGACGCTCTCCGTCGGCGACCGCGTCGCCTATAACGGGGCCAACGGAACCTATGCCGAACGCGTCGTCATCGCTGCCGACCAGGTGGTGAAACTGCCGGACGCCATCTCCTCGGACATCGCCGCCGCGGTAATGCTGAAGGGCATGACGGCCGAGTATCTTCTGCGCCGCACGTTTCCCGTCGGACCGGGAACGGTGATGCTGTTCCACGCTGCCGCCGGCGGCGTCGGCCTGATCGCCGGACAATGGGCGAAGCATCTCGGTGCGACCGTCATCGGCACGGCCGGCTCGGCCGACAAATGCGCGCTGGCGCTCCAGCACGGCTACGATCACGTCATCGACTATCGCCAGGAAGATTTCGTGGCGCGCGTGCTGGAGATCACCGACGGCAAGAAGTGCGACGTCGTCTACGACTCGGTCGGCAGAGACACGTTCCCGCACAGCCTCGACTGCCTGAAGCGCCGCGGGCTCTGGGTCACCTTCGGCCAGTCGTCCGGCAAGCTGCCGGACATCGACCTCGGCATTTTGAACCAGAAGGGTTCGCTCTTTGCGACACGACCGAGTCTGTTCGGCTATGTCGCCAATGCACGAGAACGCGAAGAGTCGGCAGAGGCGCTGTTCGGTGTCATCGCGTCGGGCGCCGTCAAGATCCGGATTGACCAGACCTACCGGCTGGAAGATGCGGTCGAGGCGCATCGCGACCTGGAAGCTCGCAAGACGACGGGTGCGACCATCCTCAAGGTCTGA
- a CDS encoding DUF1127 domain-containing protein codes for MFSQIASRFRAYQANRKVASHLARMDDRELLDIGISRSEIEYLVRSGRHQL; via the coding sequence ATGTTTTCGCAAATCGCCAGCCGCTTCCGCGCCTACCAGGCAAACCGCAAGGTCGCCAGCCACCTCGCCCGCATGGACGATCGTGAACTCCTGGATATCGGCATCAGCCGTAGCGAGATCGAGTACCTCGTGCGCAGCGGTCGCCATCAGCTGTAG
- a CDS encoding YihY/virulence factor BrkB family protein: MRQTQRRGGSFASDLLLGLASGGALTLLGYLAGRGIGGADDADETKWRGKQRSASLPDADPQRGRTATTPSDMPAKGWKDILVRTFKEFSEDRLMLVAAGVTFYVLLALFPAITALISIYGLFTDASSLGEQIRALAGVLPGGAVDIISEQMARVTTQGDGKLGLGLVFGLGLALWSANAGMKTLFDALNIVYEETEKRSFVKLTLTSLAFTLGMIVFVVLTLGAVVALPIALKFVGLGDLEAWLLVLRWPAMLVVVVAGLTLVYRVGPSRADAKWRWISWGAILAAVLWIAFSLLFSWYVTNFGSYDKTYGSLGAVIGFMTWIWISTVLVLIGAELNAELEHQTAVDTTTRTAKPMGTRGATMADTVGDTQG; encoded by the coding sequence ATGCGGCAAACCCAACGGCGAGGCGGATCCTTCGCCAGCGACCTTCTGCTTGGTCTGGCCTCCGGCGGGGCGCTGACGCTGCTCGGCTATCTGGCAGGCCGCGGTATCGGCGGCGCTGACGATGCGGATGAAACGAAATGGCGCGGCAAGCAGCGTTCCGCCTCACTGCCGGATGCAGACCCTCAGCGCGGTCGCACCGCCACGACGCCGTCCGACATGCCCGCCAAGGGTTGGAAGGACATCCTGGTGCGTACGTTCAAGGAATTCTCCGAGGACCGGCTGATGCTGGTTGCTGCGGGCGTCACCTTCTATGTGCTCCTCGCCCTCTTCCCCGCGATCACCGCGCTGATCTCGATCTATGGTCTCTTCACCGACGCATCGAGCCTTGGCGAACAGATCCGGGCGCTGGCTGGGGTTCTTCCCGGCGGCGCGGTCGACATCATCAGCGAGCAGATGGCGCGGGTGACGACGCAGGGCGACGGCAAGCTGGGCCTTGGCCTCGTCTTCGGTCTCGGCCTTGCGCTCTGGAGCGCCAATGCCGGGATGAAGACGCTCTTCGACGCGCTCAACATCGTCTACGAGGAGACGGAGAAGCGCAGCTTCGTCAAGCTCACCCTGACCTCCCTCGCCTTCACCCTCGGAATGATCGTCTTTGTCGTTCTGACGCTCGGCGCCGTCGTCGCACTCCCGATCGCGCTCAAATTCGTTGGCCTTGGCGATCTTGAAGCCTGGCTGCTCGTGCTGCGCTGGCCCGCCATGCTTGTGGTCGTCGTTGCCGGACTGACGCTGGTCTACCGTGTCGGCCCGAGCCGCGCGGACGCCAAATGGCGCTGGATTTCCTGGGGCGCAATTCTGGCCGCGGTCCTGTGGATTGCGTTTTCGCTCCTGTTCTCCTGGTACGTCACGAATTTCGGCAGCTACGACAAGACCTATGGGTCGCTCGGCGCGGTGATCGGCTTCATGACCTGGATCTGGATATCGACGGTTCTGGTTCTGATCGGCGCCGAGCTAAACGCCGAACTGGAACATCAGACGGCGGTCGACACCACGACCCGCACTGCCAAGCCCATGGGCACGCGCGGCGCGACGATGGCGGACACCGTCGGCGATACCCAAGGCTGA